Below is a genomic region from Falco naumanni isolate bFalNau1 chromosome 2, bFalNau1.pat, whole genome shotgun sequence.
ACAACAGGCTGGTATATGCAATGTGAATAAGAAGTCCTAATTTGGGTCTAAAGCTGTTGATTACACTAAAAAATAGTCTGAAATAAGTGTGTCAGGTAAATATAAACCTCAGCTTTCTAAAAGTTGCTTAGTCATGCAAGGACTATAAGATACTGAGGACCTGACCTCAGATGAGGCCTGTGAAGGAGCCCTGCTGTTCTGGAGGAAGCTGCCTACACAGCACTGCTTGCAGGATAAAATGTGACTCAGTACTGTACATCCCACTCTTCTGTTCTGAGGCATTTGGCTTATTCCTTCTCTTTATAAAACCTTTGGTGTGTGCCGTGCAGCAAGAAGTTTTACAGTGGGAGAAGCAGCTTACAAAAGCAAGCACTTCAGTCTAAGGAGGGCTTGCAAAGCAGTACCCTGTCACTGTGAAAATTAGCAGTATATGGTCTGGTCTTTGTGGGATACTGTTGGCAGAAAAAtccctttattttccttcttcgTTTGGGATGAGTAACAGTGTAGTTTGCACTGCTCCATATACTCCGAAAGTGCAAGGACTGAGTCTCAGCTCTGTGAATATGTATTATGGAGGAGCTCGTTTTCTTCTGCCCATAGCAGGAAAATGAAGCTCAGTTTAGTCTTAGAGATAAACCCCAAATGGAACAATAAACCCTAACTGTATAAATTATCAGGGATTTGTTTCAAACAGCACTGAGCCACCCCAAGTGATCGTAACGGCAACCAGATAACATAGCCTAGTGTCTTTCTTGATGGAAGTCTACTCATGACAATCTTTTCTATTCAGCCACTCCCCTAAACTCTTCAAGATCTTTTATGTTATTTCCTAATAAATTCTGCATTATACAGATTTTATAACTTCACATACACATCatcatttattaaaatctgGAAGTCAGCAAAAGAAGCTATAGTGTTGGATCTTGGCATCAGGCAGGCAATCTGAGCTGCTTTGGAGTCATTACTTTCAGCTGCTCCTGAAAAAGTGAAGATTTTCTCCTGAGGCCCCTGTTTGTCACTGTTCTTTTCGTCTTCTTGCTGGCTTTCTGCCTCAATGATGCTCTCTGGCTCTTCATATTCTAGTTTGGTTTGCACCACTGCATGATCAGTTTTGTCTATCCATTcctaggaaaatgaaaatgttgatgTTGGCAGGGACTGAGCTATCAGTCAAAAGAAACCTGGCTGTACAGACACTGAATTTCCTTTAGTAATGGCATCTTTCCAGCATAAACCACAATggagaagatgaaaaggaagCCATATAGGCAAGAAGGACATAAAATAGCAGGACGGAAGAAAGGCAGAACAGCAGGAAAGGAGATAGGATTCCACAAATGCATACAAACTCCTGCTTATTATTGAGACCACATTAAACGCATCCACATTAAATACATCCTTGTATTTAATCAGGGCTTTTAGAAAACCTTGGATGTGTAAAATACCTGGTGTTCCCTCCTTGATAGACTCATGTATTCTTTGACCCAAGGCCTGACTTAATCTAAATTAAGACTGAGTTTACATGGAGATTTAGGCAACATACCTTTTCTGTATTAAAGTTTCAGtattaatttacatttctgtctttcttcttcagtttcagtttAAAGCTATCATATATAGAAAGTTTTCAGTGTGTCATGATGAGTTATTACTGCTCTTTGATATTGTCACTGGGTTTGCAACTGTAAATATCTGACCTGTCTCAATACCGAGGAAATCTAGCAGTAACTAAGATAAAGACAGCCcaattaatacagaaaaatacatcacaTATGTGATGTCATGGACTCAAGAAGCAGTTcgaaaacaaacccaaaacctgtAGCCTATTCATCTAACAACCATTTTGTGTCTAAAGGTTTAGCAACTATACACCTCTGTGGCTAAGAGAGGATGCTTCCTAATGTGTCTGATGCCTCCAGAGCCATAAGTGCTGTCACTGGTTTAGCACTAAGTCTCACAGAATTCCACAAACACAAAGGACAAGATCAGGTTGAAACAAGCTCCCTGAGCTCTTGTGTGCAGGAGTAGATGCAAACACCACAGTGGCTTGTCACTGGATGTTATGGCTCTGGACATCCTTAAATTCTTCTCCAgcaatttctttgtttctttctataGCATCTTTTCACAGTGCCAAAGCAGCACTATGCTGATTGTATGAGCTCTGGTATTTGCTTTGTGGATCCTCTTGGGGATATTGCATGAGGGGAAAGGCTTTTCTCTTAGGTCAGAGAGTGCTTGTGGTGATATCTTTTCAGAGCAAGTATCAGTAGCtactttcaaatttttcttAACACTGTAGACTTTGCACTCTTCCTAGGAAGGGAATGTTTACCTGGAAGTTTCCATTATGATCACTGAAGAGATCagcaaatatgtattttggATCTGGTATAGCAGGCATGACTGACTTCTGAAGcctgcaaagaagaaagaaaaacacaaatagTTTTTTtatagtgtatatatacatgGTTTTTATACAAGAACTtacatatacaaatatatacatttctgtagctacaaatatattttacattacaGTACTCTAGGCTTGATTTCTTCTAAATGTGTTCTAAAGTAAAAAAGCAGTTATAACAGTATGATAACACCATCAGGCTACGGGTGATTTTTCTGGTGGATTTTCAACAACCCCATCCTAGTAAAATCTGGACTCTATACAAACTCCCAGCTAGTCAGAAAGTGCGATTCTGCTCCATGCAGTAGTCAGAGCTTTACATTCTCTGGCTGCATTCCCCTTCACAGGGAAGATGGTGCAGCAACGAGCTGTATTGCCTGATGTAGTGAACACAAATGTAAGGTTGAACAATAGAAGTGCACGAGAAAAAACTCAATCTAAAAAGGTTGTCAGGGTCCCACATaatttcagctctgaaaatactgcatttttgggtgggttttttttcaccaaaatttGGGGcctttgcaggttttgtttgttgttcagtggctttaaaaaaaaaacaaaccaccaaacccaaacaactaaATTCTAAAAATAAGCAGACTCATTCactaaaaattcaaatattataGATTTATATAGTCTTGTTAAAGTTGAATGCACTCATCCTGCAAAGCCTACTGAAAACAGACGTTGAGTCTGATGAAAGATGTACAAAAGAATGTCAGTTCAGAAGAAATAACCAAAATAATTGGCTTCTTAGAatttaacaaaaagagaaaaaattaagtgGAAGAGACATAATTTTGTCATGAAACGTCATCTTTTACCAGaattgttctgcttttgaaaatcaaaatcctTGGTATTTGGAAGGCCAGGATGCATTATTCCTCAAATAGTAATTAAGCTACTGACTTTTACATCTTCGTGATGGCTTCATTTATCAGATAATAATTCTGAGTGCTATGAGACTTGAGCCTGAATGATAGCTCTATTTTCATGACATGGTTATTTAGTAGTAAccaagaaaattatatttaccTCTGCCATTTACACAGAAGAATCAGGAGGATAAGCATCATTAGAAGTACTGCCAGCAAACAGCTTAAAACAATTATTGTATTTGACTCAGGTTTTATATCATCATCACATGAATCTAAGAATAATCACAAAAaagtatgtgaaaaaaaattttgctttaacaGTAAAAATTCCTAATCATGCTAGAACATTGACttctctgtagaaaaaaaaaaaaaagaaaaagagaaaactgaaaagtttttaagaacaaataaGGCATGAACTCAGTTGTTCAATTGAAACTGAAAAGACATCCTGCCCCAAACttgcaacaaaagaaaattgtgcttttttaaatctaaattgACCTAGTACAGGACAAAGGAGTGGGCTTACAGTCAATGAGTAGATACGTTACGAATGAATGGAGTATTTCTTATATTCATCACACTGCATTGACAGTCATACAACTTTGTGCTAAGATGTGTACTACATCCACCTACTTACAATCACCAAAGCTTCAAGTACAATTTTACATGTAGCCTAAATGTCTGATttcccacaacaaaacaaacatcttCCCCATCACAGGAAGCAAAAAGCCAGCAAACCGTAAGTGCTGTAGAAGTAACTAGTGGCAGTATAACATCTAACACACAGGTTTATAAAACCAATGCGTTTGTGCACTTTTGgcattctctgctttttctgcagcttttctaaTGTCACCTCAAGCTCTGCCTCCTACTACTGACCTTCTGCTCTTAGTCATACAGGAGCAACTGTCCAGCCTgttcctcctgcctgcttttttCACTTTGCCAGAAAGCCACAAAAGTTGTGATCCCCAAGTAAGGTATTCAGAGTCTGTGAAATTTTTTGAGCAGAGCTTTGTCCGTGACTCCCTCTGGTACTGGAGTTGGAGGCAATAATAATTCACGGAAGTCCTGAAGTGAAGTGCTTGCCACGGTGAAGGGGCTGTGCCAACGTCAGTTCTGATCCAGGGGCACTCAAAGCGACTGTCCCCCCTGTGCCTGCCTTCCTCGCAGCTACCTGCTGGCAGCCTCTGGTCAAAGGGCCCGGACAGGGCTGCTGCATGCTGGCCCCTCAGAGGCGCACGGGGAGACACTGTCCACTGTGTTTTCTCAAGGGCATTTGCCAGCCACCCCTGAGGACGTGCTTACAGGCTCACAGCTTGCGTGGTAGGGGAAGCTTCTCTGGAGGTCAGCACTGTGGCTACTGCGAGTGCACAGGCTACAAATACCTGCGCTCCAGGATTTCATCCCGCCTTTGTAcatacagattttcttcagGTGAGCTAATAGCCCGTCGCATTCTAGAGAACTCAGATCTGGGTACACTGGAAATCTGGCTGTCTCACATAGTTCTGATAAAGCCTGATAAAGGGTGGAATTTTGTGCTTAGCTGATATGATACAAACATGTTGGAATGGTGTACAGTCTTTACTACAGCAAATCTGGTTGttttttggagatttttttgaTAACCAGTAGAAATACTATTTCCATCAAAGATCTGATTCAAGTCAATCACACTCACTTAAGTGTGTCTGTCTGGTGGGAAAGCAGTGCTGATACTGACTTTGCTTCCATTTCATCTCTTTTCACTCATCCTCCCCGTTTAGATCAATCCAGCATGTATTAGCATCAGATTGCTATGACCTCTGGTCCTGTAGTTCAAGTGGATGtactttcaaaacaaactgaCTTCAAACATGGGGCATTATGGATTTTCTTAGGGTTCAGGCTTGATGTCCACATATCATATGTGGAAACCACTGccctacacacacacccctccccccatgccacccccacctcccacaTCACATTACTGTTGTTGTTGGACCCTATACACTATTGTAACTCAAATAATAAGGACACTCTTAACTTTGCTGATTATGGCATTGATTTGTAGTGTTATGGGCCATCAGGAACAAAGTGGACAGGGGTTAGATATGGGCAGTTAGACATCCACAGGAACTTTCTTTTATAACAGAAGATGGAGCACAACAGTGCAACATTAATTTGCTGCATGTTCCCAGCCTCTTTTGCAGTCACCCCTTCCCCATTTGTACTTTGACAAGATAGGACTGTAGCACAGCTGTTACCTAATAATGTGCCATTCAtccaaaatgtttctgcttccCAGTCACTGCTGTAATTAACTACATTGCAGTACGGTACTAGCCTCTTCAGTCTGACTCGGAAAGAATAGCATTTTCTTGGATCAAATCCTTGATCTCCAACACTGCAACACTTAGAAGTTCTGGACTGAGAAGGAAGGCACATCATTGttaattctggttttcaaaACAGTGCTTCAGAATGCTACACTCAGTCATGGTCACAACTAGGACAAGGAATAGGCCAACCCAAAACCTCAGAACTGACTTTTAACTTCTCTAAATTTCGAGGAATTTTGTTTCTTGACTGACTCTTCACTATTCATATCCATTCATCACTGTCTGATATTGAGGTGAGGGTCGTTGTTATGTGTAGCTTAGTGCACTATGCTACAGTTGCATATTGTAAATAGACAAAGTCACTTCAAtccacaaaatatttgcaatttatATATGAGACTGGAAAGGTTTAAGTCAATGAAATAACATCAGAAATACTCTAAGAGTTaacttcagaataaataaaaatcccatgtcatctcttttctttcattctatTTTGCGgggtttttcctcccttttacTCTTCTCtactctgttttctgcttttatattcCAAAACTCTTCTAGTCCAAATGTATGACCTTTCCTTTAGATTATCCTCAGCTCTTTGGGTGGCAACTAGTTAGAACTCAAAacctaaattatttctgttatggCAGGATCCAAGATCCTAAAAATCTTAACTGTTTTCTGCTGCCAGCTATATTTGCAAGTATAGGGTGGGAGAACAATTTGAAAACAACTCTATTTTCCATTATATGGAGATTCTACTTCCAACTCCTTCCAATGCTGACTAAAAATGTCACATTCAACTCACTTGCCACTCTTTGTCAAACTTGCTTTTGTATTGAAGCTCAAGTCTCAAGCACTTCACAGCTCGCTCTGGTTTATTACAGCTTACAGTAACAGTGTCTTCTTTCCAGAAGAAGGTCACATTTTCTGGTCGATTGGGCTttactaagaagaaaagaaagaaattttgctaCAGTCTCTTAAAAAGCAGTACTTTGCAGTTACTTCTTCCTTGTCTCAGTGTTTCTCTGATAAGTGAAGAAGGTGGACTTCCTTCTTGGGGAGCTCACTTTTGTAGCTGACCTCCAAATTAAACATCAAAATGGAGCTTGACACCATAACACTGCTCACCATTTGAGGTGCCACATTCAAAGGTAGATACTATCTCATGCCAGGAGCCTATTGCAAGTACTTAAGGAAAGACTCTAGTTTCCTCATACTCCCTGCAatcaagagaaagaaagaaagggacgGACAAATTCAGTACCATAAGACCTTTCCTTCATTGGAAAGAGACGGACAAATTCAGTACCATAAGATCTACAAAACACActtgtgcagctgctggaggctATGTGAGATATGGTGGGACATCTCAAAAAACACTGGGTGCCTCACTGTGCACAACTGAATCTACCCCTCACTGTTTTCAGATTGTCTGAAGAACGTGCAATGGTATGATTTATGTAGCTGATTAGTCTCCAGTAGTGGGAAACAAAGGGGTGAAAAGACTTACCTGCTTTCTCAATCCTTCCAGTTGCCTTTCTGTATTATGGAAATTCCACCTTGATCAGAATTAAGTCTGATCCTTGATACTTGTGCTTTGTTACCTAACGcttttgaaattcattttaCTATCAGTGGTTGTTTAATAGCCATAATTCAAGGATCAGGATGCATCTTTCCATGATTTAACAGATATTGGTAAAGTTATGAGATATAAAAGTATTCTCAAATTTAGATGCCTTGACAGTTTTTTGTTGACTCTCTTTTGCTAAAgcattattaataaataataagaatgtatttgaaatgtatATTTTTCCAGGTAATTGTGTTGtatattttctgcattatttttatcagaaaagatCCTTCCACTTGAAGTGCTGTAACTATGTGAAATTCCAGAAGATTTTGATAAACTAATTTCATACTAGAtgtgaaatatgtattttggggaaggagggatTTCATAGAACCAAAAACGTTTTCTCTTCTAGTAGGAGGATGTCTCTTTTACACTGACAGACTGTATCAGAGCCACTCAGCTAGTTTCTATGGACATCTGATGATGGTTTTATGACAGCCTCTTTGATAAGAAGTAGTTTTCTGCCTCACATCCCATGGAAGATGGCAAAAGAATGGAAGGTTCACAATATGAGGAAGGTCACATGGCCACCACTAAGACAAGAAACtaagttttattcattttcctgATATGAATAATGAGCAGGCCTGCACTACGCTAAGCACATCATGATGATTTTGAAATTGTGTTTTGGGACAGATCTGAGTGTCCCATGTAATCTCACttagctgcagcagcacacaggcCTGTGTAACTACTAATGACAGCAAGGAATGAAAATCAATGCGAAGTAACTATAGCTTGGCTTTGACACACATACTGATAACATTTTATACACCAATATAACTGATTTCTTCGCAAACTAAGAACAACTAGAGAATCAGTGAAGACACTAGGATGACCAAAGTAATTGTGATTTTACATACTTActataaaaatcagattttagtCTTTTAGAAAAAAGCTCTTCACTTCCATTGCTGTTCCTGATAGAGATGGCAAGGGTGGGTCCTTCTGTCTTAAAAAGACATCCAGAATTATAATTTTGATCCAATAAATAGGTGGGACATGGCTTCCAAACTTTGTGCTTGCCTTCATCAAATCTATAAATTAGATAATATTGGTGAATGGAACACTTAACAGTTAACACAAGTCCTTTTCATtactggtttttcttttttctttccttttttttctttttcaaatactCCTACCAAGTGAATTCTGCATATGGAATTTCTTGAAGCAGCAAATTTCATAGCGGTGTGAGGGAATTAATTACCCAAATCTCATTGACTTTCCAACCCTGGGTTTTGATGCAGTCtgaaattattgttttcttcaCGTTGTTGTCCTTGTTGTTTTCTAAGAGAATGGCTTGTGCAAACAGGTCTTTTCATGAACCAGTTTCCAAGATTGTACTGCTAAAAGTTTTTTCACATACACCATCCAGATAGGGAAAATCAAGCGCTATGACTATCTTTACCCAAAGCATGAAATTTCTGTTAGTCATTAATGACATCAGTTCATAAGgaaaatatacacacatatgtggaaaaaaccctttcaaTAGTGTAATTAGCATAGCATTTAGCACAAAGACTGAAGAGGGTCATTTCTTTCATATAATGTCTGTTAGTGACTATTCAGCAGGCTTATTGATTTGTACACTTCTGTAGCACATTGTGAATATAAACAGGTTTCTTGCTAGATGATTAACGAATGTTAGAAGCATTTTCAGGTACAGTTCACAATAGACTCAAGTGGACTTAGATATTTCAGTTTCTCGAAGTAAATCCTttgagaagagaagaaaaggcatcATCAGTACTCACGTATAAGAAAATGACACATTCTCGCCAGGAAATAGTTCTCTTGCTGCCCATGTGATCTGCATCTTCTCATTATTGAAATTGATTATTGTGGTGCTGATGGTATCTTTCCAACCTGCCCAGAACATTGACAGAATTCATGATTTCAGCAGTGAGTATGAGAAGCATCCTTTGACATGGGTAGGCAATCAGTATTTCAAAGACATGCATGCAGCAGACCCGATGATCATAAAATAAGACATAAGAATATCTAAAATACAAGGGAAGAGAGTAAAATAACCTAGAGAGGTTGAAATTAGAATTTCAAaataggaaaatgaaagcatgcaCAGCAACACTAGAGAGCACTCCATGGTCCCTGAGCCCAAAGGTATAGACTGGTTCATGCTTATGCAATCTATGGGAACAATACCTTGATGTCAGATTTCCCACATGTTACCTGCTAAGGTTTTCCTGCTAAGGAAAACTGTTTGGGAGCTAATGCCACATGGATCCTGTGTGTaaactttcaaatatttattgtaaGAAACAAGGGACTAATGCTACAGGTCAAGAGGAGATCA
It encodes:
- the CRLF2 gene encoding cytokine receptor-like factor 2 isoform X1 translates to MQITWAARELFPGENVSFSYTFDEGKHKVWKPCPTYLLDQNYNSGCLFKTEGPTLAISIRNSNGSEELFSKRLKSDFYIKPNRPENVTFFWKEDTVTVSCNKPERAVKCLRLELQYKSKFDKEWQSRTSKCCSVGDQGFDPRKCYSFRVRLKRLVPYCNVVNYSSDWEAETFWMNGTLLDSCDDDIKPESNTIIVLSCLLAVLLMMLILLILLCKWQRLQKSVMPAIPDPKYIFADLFSDHNGNFQEWIDKTDHAVVQTKLEYEEPESIIEAESQQEDEKNSDKQGPQEKIFTFSGAAESNDSKAAQIACLMPRSNTIASFADFQILINDDVYVKL
- the CRLF2 gene encoding cytokine receptor-like factor 2 isoform X2, giving the protein MRLIFQACSVMFTLGNLVAPQSQSPGWKDTISTTIINFNNEKMQITWAARELFPGENVSFSYTFDEGKHKVWKPCPTYLLDQNYNSGCLFKTEGPTLAISIRNSNGSEELFSKRLKSDFYIKPNRPENVTFFWKEDTVTVSCNKPERAVKCLRLELQYKSKFDKEWQSRTSKCCSVGDQGFDPRKCYSFRVRLKRLVPYCNVVNYSSDWEAETFWMNGTLLDSCDDDIKPESNTIIVLSCLLAVLLMMLILLILLCKWQRLQKSVMPAIPDPKYIFADLFSDHNGNFQEWIDKTDHAVVQTKLEYEEPESIIEAESQQEDEKNSDKQGPQEKIFTFSGAAESNDSKAAQIACLMPRSNTIASFADFQILINDDVYVKL